A single genomic interval of Marmota flaviventris isolate mMarFla1 chromosome 14, mMarFla1.hap1, whole genome shotgun sequence harbors:
- the Tcf23 gene encoding transcription factor 23, producing MPQREARGAPAMPGLGHGRAKAKAQLLPGTNRKRSRLSRTRQDLWEEPSWSDQRWCRSSPTPRGARARSPARGRSEASPENAARERSRVRTLRQAFLALQAALPAVPPDTKLSKLDVLVLATSYIAHLTRTLGHELPSPAWPPFLRGLRHLHPLKKWPMRSRLYAGGLGCSGLDFTTAIASCQRMRDEEMGSQVSGEADVLLLTRPPSPALGDK from the exons ATGCCACAGAGGGAGGCCAGAGGGGCACCAGCAATGCCAGGATTGGGGCATGGCCGGGCTAAGGCCAAAGCACAGTTGCTGCCAGGCACTAACAGGAAGAGGAGCCGCCTTAGCAGGACAAGGCAGGACCTGTGGGAAGAGCCCAGCTGGAGTGACCAAAGATGGTGCAGATCTTCCCCTACCCCTCGAGGGGCCAGAGCTAGAAGCCCGGCTCGTGGCAGG AGTGAGGCCAGTCCTGAGAATGCAGCACGGGAGCGGAGCCGAGTAAGGACGCTGCGCCAGGCCTTCCTGGCCCTGCAGGCTGCTCTGCCTGCTGTGCCGCCTGACACCAAGCTCTCCAAGTTGGATGTGCTGGTGCTGGCCACCAGCTACATTGCTCATCTCACCCGCACTCTTGGCCATGAGCTGCCCAGTCCTGCCTGGCCACCCTTCCTGCGTGGACTCCGCCACTTGCACCCTCTCAAG AAGTGGCCCATGCGATCTCGTCTCTATGCTGGAGGTCTGGGATGCTCTGGCCTCGACTTCACCACAGCCATTGCCTCCTGCCAAAGAATGAGGGATGAAGAGATGGGGTCTCAAGTCTCTGGAGAGGCAGATGTTCTCCTTCTTACCAGGCCACCCTCACCAGCTCTTGGTGACAAATGA
- the Prr30 gene encoding proline-rich protein 30, which produces MLPQNKDQVLLQNAVPPGRPPQGLSQLVDSSTRNLQPLSPYPPFSSSTQSYFPFSPSPLSPSPGLHSYSSESNSDFAPHPYSSPLPSSPTFFHQSYGTIAFPQSSSPSNQQLYPSPPLTRSSSPSQPHNSPRSGYQTPSCQQDLPSSTLTSPSLPSPGVHSNKQTWHWPQYRETKSPGVVGGCVASEKDPAEFRDPGALAQALVVHLGHRRIAHDLRLLLLQHLWLGKTGQAPVVEYPVCLVCLRLRGPSCPKTRYRTGPRLLAFPQLLPCAQGQESGPLRIGIGFGLRLPQGQARALHLLPEKRREEVGLQGKATQAPPHQAPVAQTPAAQRLRAPAAQNQANSVPGTPSQAGSHRSAGLPSPRSTQCSGPPPQAPKQATASLKPKLPPAPKRPSSPEPVLQKSQS; this is translated from the coding sequence ATGTTGCCTCAAAATAAGGACCAGGTGCTGCTACAGAACGCAGTGCCCCCTGGGCGCCCCCCGCAGGGCCTTTCTCAACTTGTGGACTCCTCTACCCGAAACCTACAGCCTCTCTCTCCCTACCCACCTTTCTCCTCTTCCACACAGTCCTatttccctttctccccttctccaCTGTCCCCTAGTCCTGGCCTCCATTCCTACTCTTCTGAGTCAAATTCTGACTTTGCTCCACACCCCTACTCCTCTCCCCTCCCAAGTTCCCCCACTTTCTTTCACCAGAGCTACGGCACTATTGCCTTTCCACAGTCCTCCTCCCCCTCCAACCAACAGCTCTACCCATCTCCTCCTCTGACCcgctcctcctctccttcccagccACACAACTCTCCCCGCTCCGGTTATCAGACTCCTTCCTGCCAGCAAGACCTACCTAGCTCCACGCTCACTTCCCCCAGCCTACCTTCTCCAGGGGTCCACTCTAACAAGCAGACATGGCACTGGCCTCAGTACAGGGAAACCAAGTCCCCTGGGGTGGTGGGAGGATGCGTGGCAAGCGAGAAGGACCCTGCAGAGTtcagggacccaggggccctggcccaggccctggTGGTCCACCTGGGGCACCGCCGCATCGCCCACGACCTTCGGCTTCTGCTTCTGCAGCACCTGTGGCTAGGCAAAACAGGCCAGGCCCCAGTTGTGGAGTATCCCGTATGCCTGGTGTGCCTGCGACTCCGCGGTCCCTCTTGCCCCAAAACCAGGTACAGGACTGGACCCCGGCTGCTTGCATTCCCCCAGCTACTGCCCTGTGCACAGGGCCAGGAATCTGGGCCACTCCGCATAGGCATCGGCTTTGGCCTCCGCCTGCCtcagggccaggccagggcctTGCATCTGTTGCCAGAAAAAAGGCGGGAAGAAGTAGGGCTTCAGGGCAAGGCCACTCAGGCTCCTCCGCATCAAGCACCAGTAGcccagaccccagcagctcagcgGCTCAGAGCCCCAGCGGCTCAGAATCAGGCAAATTCAGTCCCAGGCACACCCTCGCAGGCCGGGAGCCACAGGTCTGCAGGCCTCCCATCTCCAAGATCCACCCAGTGTTCCGGGCCTCCACCTCAGGCACCAAAACAGGCCACTGCTTCCCTGAAGCCCAAGCTGCCTCCTGCCCCAAAGAGGCCTTCCTCTCCAGAGCCTGTTCTCCAAAAGTCACAATCCTAG